A stretch of the Arachis stenosperma cultivar V10309 chromosome 6, arast.V10309.gnm1.PFL2, whole genome shotgun sequence genome encodes the following:
- the LOC130936852 gene encoding mitochondrial metalloendopeptidase OMA1-like — translation MGSYRKGKVALDCFRTLASKVLPQNKNFQRGSRIFQSRYLDSGSKVSNANGFKSSSSIPTRVVTWGGGFNRNLHNRFNVGGRRFYYVDPYNVHHFRPRGPRKWFENPRHVFIVVVVGSGILITMYFGKLETIPYTKRTHWILLSKAMERQLGEAEFEKLKESFKGKILPPIHPQSVRIRMISKEIIDALQRGLSKEQIWSDVGYASAHVTGFEGHTEETLKSLTDASADGKAESGWPKEDEILDDSWVQQSRKKGHEKGPATSHLDGLNWEVLVVNEPVVNAFCLPGGKIVVFTGLLEHFKSDAEIATIIGHEVGHAVARHSAEGITKNLWFAILQLILYQFVTPDIVNTMSSLFLRLPFSRRMEMEADYIGLLLIASAGYDPRVAPTVYEKLGKVTGGDSALRDYLSTHPSGRKRAELLSQAKIMEEAFTIYKNARSGRSIEGFL, via the exons ATGGGTTCTTATAGAAAGGGAAAGGTTGCTCTTGATTGTTTTCGGACCTTGGCTTCAAAGGTTCTTccccaaaataaaaatttccAACGTGGTTCGAGGATATTCCAATCTAGGTATTTGGATTCGGGTTCCAAGGTGTCGAATGCCAATGGGTTCaagtcttcttcttcaattcctACTAGGGTAGTCACATGGGGTGGTGGATTTAATAGGAACTTGCACAACCGGTTTAATGTTGGGGGTAGGAGGTTCTATTATGTGGATCCCTACAATGTGCATCATTTCAGGCCTAGAGGGCCAAGGAAGTGGTTTGAGAATCCTAGACATGTATTCATTGTTGTGGTGGTTGGGTCAGGGATATTGATAACTATGTATTTTGGGAAATTAGAAACAATTCCATATACCAAGAGAACCCACTGGATTTTGTTATCTAAAGCCATGGAGAGGCAACTTGGGGAGGCTGAATTCGAGAAACTGAAGGAGAGTTTCAAGGGAAAGATCTTGCCTCCTATACACCCTCAGAGTGTGAGGATAAGGATGATATCAAAGGAAATCATTGATGCCTTGCAGAGAGGGTTAAGCAAGGAACAAATTTGGAGTGATGTTGGTTATGCATCAGCACATGTCACAGGGTTTGAAGGGCATACTGAGGAGACTTTGAAATCGTTGACTGATGCTAGTGCTGATGGCAAGGCAGAAAGTGGTTGGCCCAAAGAAGATGAAATCCTTGATGACAGTTGGGTTCAGCAAAGTAGAAAGAAAGGCCACGAGAAAGGGCCAGCTACCTCGCATCTCGATGGATTGAATTGGGAGGTGCTTGTTGTCAATGAGCCGGTTGTCAATGCCTTTTGCCTACCTGGTGGTAAGATTGTTGTATTCACCGGATTGTTAGAACATTTTAAAAGTGATGCTGAGATTGCCACTATAATTGGACATGAG GTTGGCCATGCTGTGGCCCGACACAGCGCTGAAGGTATAACGAAGAACTTGTGGTTTGCTATCCTGCAGTTGATTCTTTATCAATTTGTCACCCCTGATATCGTCAACACAATGTCTTCTCTCTTCTTGAGGCTACCATTCTCTCGACG GATGGAAATGGAAGCCGATTACATTGGCTTGCTCTTAATTGCTTCCGCCGGATATGATCCACGGGTAGCACCCACAGTGTATGAGAAGCTGGGAAAAGTCACCGGTGGTGACTCGGCACTCAGGGACTATCTCTCTACTCATCCATCTGGAAGAAAGAGAGCAGAGTTGCTCTCCCAGGCCAAAATAATGGAAGAAGCATTCACCATATACAAGAATGCTAGGTCTGGAAGAAGTATTGAAGGATTTCTTTAG
- the LOC130932869 gene encoding uncharacterized protein LOC130932869 isoform X1 produces MQFCRYFPPWFCQILAYMGGCLGCFTKPSVTIPMDEPSKGLRTQGQTVNKDNRTENIWSSSTFEMDNSAAQSQRSISSIVMSNNPSDPQSSTGSEIGPAEFVNHGLLLWHQTRQQWVGNKISESQKEVREPRISSNATYDNLLGNNKHFPQPIPLREMVDFLVDIWEQEGLYD; encoded by the exons ATGCAATTCTGTAGATACTTTCCACCTTGGTTTTGTCAAATTCTTGCGTATATGGG AGGTTGCCTTGGATGCTTCACAAAACCTTCAGTAACTATTCCAATGGACGAGCCATCTAAAGGACTAAGAACTCAAGGTCAAACAGTAAATAAAGACAACAGAACAGAAAATATCTGGAGCAGCAGCACTTTTGAAATGGATAATAGTGCTGCTCAGTCCCAGAGAAGCATCTCATCGATCGTAATGTCAAATAATCCTTCTGATCCTCAAAGTAGTACCGGGAGTGAAATTGGTCCGGCTGAATTTGTCAACCATG GTCTTCTTCTCTGGCATCAGACAAGGCAGCAATGGGTTGGGAATAAAATCTCCGAGAGTCAGAAGGAAGTTCGAGAACCGAGAATAAG TTCGAACGCCACCTACGACAACCTTCTCGGAAACAACAAACACTTTCCTCAACCAATCCCTCTGAGA GAAATGGTTGACTTTCTTGTTGATATTTGGGAGCAAGAGGGTCTATATGACTGA
- the LOC130932869 gene encoding uncharacterized protein LOC130932869 isoform X2: MDEPSKGLRTQGQTVNKDNRTENIWSSSTFEMDNSAAQSQRSISSIVMSNNPSDPQSSTGSEIGPAEFVNHGLLLWHQTRQQWVGNKISESQKEVREPRISSNATYDNLLGNNKHFPQPIPLREMVDFLVDIWEQEGLYD; the protein is encoded by the exons ATGGACGAGCCATCTAAAGGACTAAGAACTCAAGGTCAAACAGTAAATAAAGACAACAGAACAGAAAATATCTGGAGCAGCAGCACTTTTGAAATGGATAATAGTGCTGCTCAGTCCCAGAGAAGCATCTCATCGATCGTAATGTCAAATAATCCTTCTGATCCTCAAAGTAGTACCGGGAGTGAAATTGGTCCGGCTGAATTTGTCAACCATG GTCTTCTTCTCTGGCATCAGACAAGGCAGCAATGGGTTGGGAATAAAATCTCCGAGAGTCAGAAGGAAGTTCGAGAACCGAGAATAAG TTCGAACGCCACCTACGACAACCTTCTCGGAAACAACAAACACTTTCCTCAACCAATCCCTCTGAGA GAAATGGTTGACTTTCTTGTTGATATTTGGGAGCAAGAGGGTCTATATGACTGA
- the LOC130933085 gene encoding uncharacterized protein At4g14100-like isoform X2 — MKLIKLCTNCLILTLLWTSFTSPSPSPIPSPTPWPEQFHALLYMNLSSTRLQLSDLWYDWPKGRNVNIFQRQLSDVLYDIEWNNGTTFYYTLGPNGTCRVEDFEVGIPRPDFMVDGSVYLGTQVTDGILCNVWEKIDFIWYYEDVLSNIPVRMDFYDGHLLQVSVIHKSSRKEPAFFGA; from the exons ATGAAGCTGATCAAACTCTGCACAAATTGTCTTATACTTACTCTCCTTTGGACTAGTTTTACAAGCCCAAGCCCAAGCCCAATCCCAAGTCCTACACCATGGCCGGAGCAATTCCACGCGCTGCTGTACATGAACCTGAGCAGCACGCGACTCCAACTGAGTGACCTGTGGTACGACTGGCCAAAAGGACGCAACGTGAACATATTCCAGAGACAGTTAAGTGATGTGTTGTACGACATCGAGTGGAACAATGGCACCACGTTCTACTACACTTTGGGGCCTAACGGAACCTGCAGGGTGGAGGATTTCGAGGTTGGGATTCCCAGGCCTGATTTCATGGTTGATGGTTCTGTTTATCTTGGAACCCAGGTCACTGATGGCATCCTTTGTAATGTTTGGGAGAAGATTGACTTCATTTGGTACTACGAGGATGTCCTTTCCAACATCCCTGTTCGCATGGATTTCTATGACG GCCACCTCTTGCAGGTATCGGTTATCCACAAATCATCTCGAAAGGAACCTGCCTTCTTTGGAGCTTGA
- the LOC130933085 gene encoding uncharacterized protein At4g14100-like isoform X1, with protein sequence MKLIKLCTNCLILTLLWTSFTSPSPSPIPSPTPWPEQFHALLYMNLSSTRLQLSDLWYDWPKGRNVNIFQRQLSDVLYDIEWNNGTTFYYTLGPNGTCRVEDFEVGIPRPDFMVDGSVYLGTQVTDGILCNVWEKIDFIWYYEDVLSNIPVRMDFYDGISIHVMTFEVGAVLPDSSVTQAPVYCFNQGQASPL encoded by the exons ATGAAGCTGATCAAACTCTGCACAAATTGTCTTATACTTACTCTCCTTTGGACTAGTTTTACAAGCCCAAGCCCAAGCCCAATCCCAAGTCCTACACCATGGCCGGAGCAATTCCACGCGCTGCTGTACATGAACCTGAGCAGCACGCGACTCCAACTGAGTGACCTGTGGTACGACTGGCCAAAAGGACGCAACGTGAACATATTCCAGAGACAGTTAAGTGATGTGTTGTACGACATCGAGTGGAACAATGGCACCACGTTCTACTACACTTTGGGGCCTAACGGAACCTGCAGGGTGGAGGATTTCGAGGTTGGGATTCCCAGGCCTGATTTCATGGTTGATGGTTCTGTTTATCTTGGAACCCAGGTCACTGATGGCATCCTTTGTAATGTTTGGGAGAAGATTGACTTCATTTGGTACTACGAGGATGTCCTTTCCAACATCCCTGTTCGCATGGATTTCTATGACG GAATATCGATACACGTGATGACGTTTGAGGTTGGTGCTGTTTTGCCGGATTCATCGGTGACCCAGGCACCCGTATATTGTTTCAATCAAGGCCAGGCATCTCCGCTATAG